The genomic DNA GACGCAACGCTCGACCAGTCAAACTGCTTGGAAACCAGACACCGACCGCGCTGCCCCATCTCGCGAAGCTGAACTTCGCTCTTCGCTGACGCTAGGCGAATCGCCGTTGCCACCCCGCCAATGGTCCCTTCAACCCACCATCCGCAACGCTCCCGCTCAACGATGTCCCAGGGTGTTCCCTGAGTGGCAATCACCGGTGTCTCACAGGCCAATGCTTCTGCAATCGCCATCCCAAAGTTCTCGCTCTTGGACGCATTCACCAGAAACGAGGCGGCACGAAGCGCCGCCCATTTGTCACCCTCCTCAAGCGGTCCAATCCAATGCACCAGTTCAGACAGACCAGCATTGGCAATCCGACGCCGTAGCGAATCGACATGCTCGGGATTCCCAGGACCAGCGATCAACAACCGCCATGATCTTGGTGCCGCAATTTCCCACGCGTCGATAAGCGTGTCGAGCCCTTTCACGGGATCTACGCGTCCCAGTGCAATCGCAAACGGTTGCCCATCGGAGACGGGGAGCGACTTTGGCCGCCGTTGCAACACTGCCGTCGAAGGTAGTTCGCACCCGTTGGGAATCACATGGACGGGAGAGCGCAGCCCGCGTTGCAGGCAATCCTCCCGCTCCGCAGTGCTGGTAGCGTGAATCAGCGCCGCCCTCTGTAAATCCTGCCGCTGATACAAACGCCAAGCAACCGACTTTCGCACGGGCTTGGTCCCCATACACGCCATCGACAGCATCCCCCTCGGAGAGATGACATGCGGCACCCCGAACGCCATTGCTCGCCGAACGGCGCGATGCAAGGTCGGACTCCAGATCCCATGCGAATGCACCACCGAAACCGGATCATCATAGTGAACCTTCGCCAGTGCTTCGCCCAATGAAGAGGTGCGCATCGCAGCCGAAACCGGAAGAAAACGCACGCGTTGTTCTTGCGTCGGATCGATGGCCATCGTCGTGCCGCGGTCTTGAAAAATCACAGTGACTTTCACCTCAGGTCGCACCGCCGCCAAACTGCGTGCTAAAGCAGGAACCGAACGACTGGGCCCACCGCTGGCAGCGTCAAGATCGCGAATCAAATGGACTACATGCATTGGCGTCTACGATAGCCTCTGCAGTGCATCGTCAAACCTCACCGCAAACCGGGCGGGTGAAAACAACTCGCTGCGTGCGATGGCGCACATCGACATCGAATCGAATCTCTCGGAGCCCATTGTCAATAACGCTTCAAGCTCAACTGCCAGATGGTCAGGCTGTGCGAGGTCAACACACACTCCTCCATCACCGATCACCTCTGCGGCAGCATCCTCGGTCGAACCGATCGGAACACACCCTTGACTCATCGCTTCTAGGTAAACGATCCCAAACCCTTCGCCATGACTGGGCATACAGAAAACTCGCGATTGGCGATAGAGTTCAAGCAACTTCTCGTTTGTCAGAAAACCATGAATTACCACATGTTCCTGGCAACCCGACTGAAGCACCTGCTTTCGAAAGCTGTCTAAATGCTTACCAGCCCCGACAACATGCCACTGCAAATCGGGAACTCGCTCGATCACCTGTGGCAACACCGCCAGCGTCTCCGCATGTCCCTTCGGTCGATCCGGTTCCATGCGACCAACGGTTAAGATCCAAGGACGGCGTGGCGAGAGAGGATCGATATCGCAGGCTGGCATCTCAAACGTCAACGGAACAACGACCTGATCAACGTTTACCGAGTGAAAGGATTCGAATCGCCGCCTGGTGAATTCTGAATTAAAGATCAGCAGTTCGGCCTGTTCGATCGCAGCGAGCTTCCGTTGCGGCAACCGTTTCCATACCTCAACGCCATGAACCCATAACGCATGCGGGGACCGTAAACGCTTGGGAAGGATGGTTTGACATTGCGCAATATCGACATGGTCATAGACGATTGCGTGAGGGCGATCGAGTGCCTGCCGCAACATCGCCACAGCGAACCGCTTGCGATTCCCAGCGTAACCAATAGTCGATCGGAGCGGTTGACCAACGGCACGTTTCTCGTCGAGCAAAGAAATCGTCCGCCGAAGGCTCCAATCTGAACTATCTTGGATCGCTTGGGCACAGGCTCTTGCAACTCCGGCAACCCCTCCGAATTGTCTTCCCAAACCAACGGTTGCTAGCCAGATCGACAAATTAGACCGTCGCATCGGATTCCGCTGGCTGGCCCCCGACCGCTGCCGGGGTTCCAAGAAAGGGCCGGTAGTACGGCATCACGAAATGCCGCAAGCCCCAGTACCCACCAAAGCAGATGACGGCTCCTTTGACCAATTGATTCATCACAACGACCAATTCAGTTTCCGCCTTAATACCTTGGTAGAAGATCAACGGAACCCAGAAGAGGAAGTCGGGATGCTTCACGACGTGCAGTAGAACAAAGTTGTAGAACAGCGCGAAAAACGCTCCAAAGAGTCCCATAAACAAGATCCCACCATGGATCCCAAAGTTAGCAAACGCCTCCCCCAAAGGACTGATCCCCATCGACGTCCCATTTTCGATCGGCAATCCGGTGAAGCGACGAAAATTTTCCTGGCCTCCCGCCATTTTTTTGTCCGGCGCCAGAAAACGAGGCAATGCCGAGCTCTTAATCGCTTCGATGACCGTCTCACCGTTGGCATATGGCTCTTTAAACGGGACGTTTGCCAATACGGCAGAGATGATCCAACCCTGATTCAGGCGAGCCGTTGCCAACGGGAGGATCTCCCCTTCGAGAACCGGTTCGGAATTACTCATCAGACGCGCCACCTCGCCAGTGATCGTAACCTCCATCCCCGCCATCCGTTTTTCGCGATAGTCTTGCTTAATCGCCTGAATCACAAAAACAAACAGGAACGCAAACGTGATGCACAAAAGCTTTTGGTCGAGCCTCCATTTCCACTGCGCGAACCAAAACGTAAAGATCATCAT from Rosistilla carotiformis includes the following:
- a CDS encoding glycosyltransferase — translated: MHVVHLIRDLDAASGGPSRSVPALARSLAAVRPEVKVTVIFQDRGTTMAIDPTQEQRVRFLPVSAAMRTSSLGEALAKVHYDDPVSVVHSHGIWSPTLHRAVRRAMAFGVPHVISPRGMLSMACMGTKPVRKSVAWRLYQRQDLQRAALIHATSTAEREDCLQRGLRSPVHVIPNGCELPSTAVLQRRPKSLPVSDGQPFAIALGRVDPVKGLDTLIDAWEIAAPRSWRLLIAGPGNPEHVDSLRRRIANAGLSELVHWIGPLEEGDKWAALRAASFLVNASKSENFGMAIAEALACETPVIATQGTPWDIVERERCGWWVEGTIGGVATAIRLASAKSEVQLREMGQRGRCLVSKQFDWSSVASKMLACYEQAMR
- a CDS encoding glycosyltransferase family 4 protein, with protein sequence MPQRKLAAIEQAELLIFNSEFTRRRFESFHSVNVDQVVVPLTFEMPACDIDPLSPRRPWILTVGRMEPDRPKGHAETLAVLPQVIERVPDLQWHVVGAGKHLDSFRKQVLQSGCQEHVVIHGFLTNEKLLELYRQSRVFCMPSHGEGFGIVYLEAMSQGCVPIGSTEDAAAEVIGDGGVCVDLAQPDHLAVELEALLTMGSERFDSMSMCAIARSELFSPARFAVRFDDALQRLS